The Sabethes cyaneus chromosome 3, idSabCyanKW18_F2, whole genome shotgun sequence DNA window GTAGAGCAGTTGtttattacttttgcgttgtcaatggtcagcgaatggttgtcgttgaagatatgctcagccacttttgatctaaaatggTGTGTCAGACACTTCTCGGCATCTCTTGATGCTTTTGTTACCGAACCCGTCCCTTTGGAAGGCACAAATATTACCGAGAAAATACAAAGCTCAACTGAAACTTCAAACAACAAATTGTGGCCAGCATCCGGGCTCGCAAACTATATGAGGTGCTTGCTGGACGATGAAACTTATGCGAAaatcgatttcaaccaaatcccAGGGGTCGAACTCTATAAGGCCCGCAGCAAGTTGCCTAGCAgattcaaattcaagttccgGAGATAAtagaccgtatgaataaaacagtttgcttttcccgtttaaatcgtatgggagcatttccTCTAACTCTTTTAATCATACGGCCCAATAAGGCgcacagggtgttcaataaattCGAATttgacttttcatcgttgtgtaagtgcgcatcctGTGCATTCTGTGtgttggtattggtgtcagaggtgagcgacccggcaacatatttcggcggttgaaatcccacggggtgaaacggaatttcatctataacaccatccgtcggtatcgggagacgggctcggtctaggaccgtgctagatccggtcagctgcgttcggcgaggacgccagcagccatcaaggtgatGAGGGAGTGGGtttgtcgaaaaatgaaccgctcgattcggaagaccgctgttgacctggatgtgtcgatcggaactacccacaccatcatgacgaaggacctgggatgcaagccgtacaagaaacgcaaagtTAACGGGGTAAcgaaggctacaacgaagaagaggctggacagagcaaaactgatctGATGacaaactcttcatcttgcaatagtcgcacaatgtccaaaatgatcagctgtgggcgccgacgttggccagtatcccccgtcccacataaacatctcgcggttccagagcgccacgttggtgatggtttggggggccgtatcAAAGCGTGGGAAgattccactggtgtttatcgagaaaaacgtaaaaatcaacgccgcgtactataagaccgaggttctggagaaggttgcgGCCCttgcacttcgtgacctctacgggaaacaTCATTACGCCTTTCAACAGAACGACACCCCGGCCCACACgacgaatatcgtccaagcgtggtttCGGGAGAATTaggctgattttctcgataagactttgtggcctcccagctccccggatcttaatccccgggacttttatgtatggtcgtacatgctggccaagcagagcgaacataaagtgagcactatgaaccaatttaagaagctcatttccgtgatctgggacgagatgaccatggaccaggtgcgtgccgcgtgcaATTCTCTTGAGAAACGtatcaagctcgtcataaagtacaaagagggggtgcttccaccaaatatgtcgtaaaggttctcaataaacactgcttcaataaaaattgactcagaaaaaaatatcttgtattttcattttttaaacatatttttaaagtgtattcgaacttatagAACACCCTGTAAACTAAAGATGAAGAAAGCAGTCAGTAGTGACATTGCTCATATGAAGAATTGGCAGATTGGTGACTGATGAAGGTGCACGCTGGCTGATGAGTGGTGCCAACAGTTAAGTGAGGGAATTCCTTTGAAATAACATTAAATAATTTGTTTCACTTTTTTcgtgaaatttaatgttcatCACTTACCTTTCCTGCCGCtgctcgcataacagtcccattctCTATGGAGTTTTCTATATAAATCGGACTGTTATATGAGTAGCGGCAGTTTAGGTGTTTCGATTCAaagaatggttaaaaaataaaagcattcCAAACTAACTCTTTTCTAAAAGTTGTAAGCTTTATTATAAAGCATGAAAACAGACCCTCAGATCAGTATTTTGAAAAAGTATTACAGTAGGatgaaaatatttggaaattttatgaaaaacgcCAAAGAGTTGTCAGTCAAAGACCAGTGTTATTGATTCATAATCGTGCCCCTGCACACACGAATTGAAATTTTATGGCCTGCAAGGTTGTAAAACGAACCGTATTAGCATCGACCGAATTAAACTTTAAATGTATTGCAGTTGATTAGCagtaaaaaaaatgttatcaaGACTAAATTATCTCAGCTTGGAACGCGAAATTCCACCAATCTATCCGGCTATAATCAGTTGATTTCTCTAGTGATAAACCCCGTAATATATATGGTTCGGTGAAGCACAATTGATACTTATtattgagttttttttagaCAGAATACAGCCCGGTTGTGCAAGTATGAAACTTTCACTGGGCATTTTTACACTGTTTGTGCTGCTGACAGTTTGCACTAATGTGAAAGGTCAACATAATCCGCACTTCTGGCCTGGACATAGTACCATAGTGCACCTGTTCGAGTGGAAGTTCTCTGACATTGCAGATGAGTGCGAGCGGTTCCTGGCACCAAATGGTTTCGGAGGCATTCAGGTTAGTAACTGAAACTTCTTTAACTTCTGTGTTAAAATATTATCCTTCATCTGCAGTTGTCACCGCTGAACGAATATGTGATCGTTCAACTCGGAGATAACCGACCGTGGTGGGAACGGTACCAGCCCATGTCCTTTAAAATCATTTCGAGATCGGGTGACGAACAGGACTTCCTGGATATGTCGCGTCGTTGCAACGCTGTCGGTGTACGCTTGTATGTAGATGTGGCAATTAATCACATGGCAGCGCATAGTCCAGCTGTCGGTATTGGAGGATCAACTGCCGTTCCTGGAAATCGTGATTTCCCTGCTGTGCCCTTCACTATTGCGGACTTCAACCCATCATGCCCGATCACTGATTGGGGTAATGCAATACAGGTCAGAAATTGTGAGCTACTTGGACTGCCGGATTTGAATCAGGGCATACAGTCTGTACGCAATAAAATGGTGGCATTTCTTGATCATCTCGTTGATCTTGGTGTAGCCGGTTTTCGAATCGATGCTGCCAAGCACATGTGGCCCGGCGATTTGGAAATTATTTACGGAGCCATCAAAGATCTTAATACGGATTTCGGTTTCGCTCCAGGGTCACGTGCTTTTATGATGCAGGAAGTGATTGATCTTGGACCCCATGAAGCTGTCCGGAAGTGGGAATATAACTTTTTAGGAACGGTAACAGAGTTTATGTATTCGTTCTATGTTGGACGAGCTTTCCGCGGAAACGATTTACTCCATTGGTTGTCGGACTTGGGCGAAGCTTGGGGTCTTCTGCCTACCAACGATGCCCTGGTGTTTGTTGATAATCACGATAATCAGCGAGGCCATGGTTCCGGAGATCAGGGAGGGAACATTCTAACACATGTAGACTTTCGGCAATATAAAATGGCAACTGCATTTGCCGCGGCGTACCCATTTGGACAACTTCGCATTATGAGTTCCTTCTTTTTCACTGATACGGAACAAGGACCTCCAGCGGACGCCAATGGTAACATAATTTCTCCATCAATCAATCCCGACGGTACTTGCGGAAATGGATGGGTCTGCGAGCACCGATGGCGTCAAATTTTCCATATGATCAACTTCAGAAATGTCTGCTGGGGAACTCCATTCACCAACTGGTGGTCGAATGGGGAAAATAAGATAGCATTCTCACGGGGCAATTGCGGCTTCATAGCGTTCAACAATCAGTTCCAGCAGGATATGCTGGAGGTTTTGCAGACTAATCTTCCGGCGGGAGTGTATTGTGATGTAATATCTGGCGAAAAAGTCGGAAATGCATGTACGGGTAAAAGTATCACTGTTCTCGCCGATGGACGAGCTTCCATCAGCATACCGAGGGATGCTTACGATGGAGTAATGGCTATACACATAGAGTCGCGTCTGTAGTATGTTGTTAAGTCTTGGAAATGCATAATGAATAATGTTTTTAAGAATGAATACGTTATGTTTGTGTCAAAATAAAGCttcattttgttaaaacatTAGGTGGTTTTCTGTTAATATTCTTGATAGTTATAGTTTTTGCCAAAAAAAGGTGACTAAGTCAACTATGTCTGAGGCTCAAAgttaaaatttattgttttaaaTTATATTCTTCATTTTAGGTCTAAAATCACAAGTCTATAGCTGGATTTAGAGTTCTGTTTTTGTCATATTCTTACTTACTTGATTGGTTTGCCATCTtagtttcaattctaatttcatgcacAATTTCAACACCGATTTAAAGTACAATTTTAAGTCTTATTCCAGATACATTTTCAGAATTAATTTTAATCCAatttttcatgtccaatttcaattcctacttgaagttccatttcaagtccaatgtcaactttgattttaagttcaacttcaagtacaatttaaagTATGATTTCAACttcaagtttcaagtccaatttaaaaccaatgcaTTTTCACTGTTAAGTtaagtgatggtggaaaactTCAAAGAAAAGTCGGACAATCATGTTCTGTCACATGGAATGTTTGTAAAATCTATTTTGCTTATTTGCCAATTTTGAATCTTTTAATGACAAAATTTGCATGATGACATTTCTCGCGTAGCTTTTCAAAAGGTCCTAAGTAATATTGAGGGATTCTCTTTGGCGTTCCTGTCTTCTGATTAAAatggcgacataaatgcattttaaagaaaattttcttaacgTTGGCTAAATAGCGACGCTAAcaaccgatttatgcaaagCTTATGTTTAAGAACAGTGCTGCGAATCGAGTGAGAAGTGAACCCTACcctgcctactcacacgcgaaagagtatgagaaacataccATTCTACGCTTACGCAGCACAAGGCgcaaaagaaacagccgccgatgttgtgtgcagacattctgctacccacacactcacgcacgcacatcgtcttcctgcatagcttattcccgagtcaaaaaacttgcggggaatcagctgcccgtgagggtggtggcgcactgggatagaAGTTTCGCAttacattttcttcttcttcttatttttcgccctcgattctactcacgggccgGTGTACGAACCGTCGTGAGAAATCGGTATCAGCAGGTCGGGCTACAACGaggaacgacgagcgacgactatagctgttagctaaacacacattcgcaaaaattcgttgcagtgcatgaagaaataagagcgggagttttaaagggatgcttatgccggcgtgttcgttagaatgagtacgcgtgtgtgagaaaattagaccacacgagtgtgggcttcgcgaCACTGTTTCAAAATGTATTTAGTTTGTCGTGGCAAGCGAAATTTAAGaagcacaaagagaatctctcattgttgctTAGGTCCTTTTCAAAAGTTATTAGAAATTCTTTGTTGTTTCTGAGTTATAGGCAAAAAAACTCGGTTTCCCTGAATATTTACCTAATTCATATCTTATGAACCAAGCAATCTAGTGCAAACAATTTCTTTTGGTTAACATATTCACAGATAGATCAACGGATTTAGAGATTGTCAATCTCTTGCTGCTCTTCAGAAAAAGaaccaaaaaaaagcaaaaatgagaatcataaaaagagaaaaaagtggaaatgtAAAAAACGGGAGGGGAAAAGAGGCAAAAAAACGAAGAGACGGGccgaaaaagatgaagaacggaggaaaaagaagtaaaaaccaCAAAGAATAGCAGAAATATAGGATAAACTAGACACACAAgtaggaaaacgggaaaaaagaaaaaaacggaagggaggaaaagaaaaggagaaaattcgGTAGcaggaaaatagtgaaaaagaggaagaacgggacagaaaaaaagaaaaaaaaattagaacggAGGAAAAAGTCAAAACATGGTGGAAAACTTAGTAAAACCAGGTCATATTAAGAGAACGTTCCGTTCGTAAAACGGGATAGTAAAGCGAAAGAAGGTGGCACCGCGAAAAGGTAAATGGCCGAAACGGGAGAGAATAAGGGAAGAAACAagtcaaaaaacgaaaaaaacaatcAGGACACAGGAAAAGGGGCGAGAACCGCGACAGCAacggaagaaaaatggaacagaggaAGTGGAAATAATTGacagaagaaaggaaaaacgagagagaaaaagagggtaaacgagacaagaaaggtaATACAAAACAGACGACAAGTGAAAAGAAGAATAATGAAAGATGGgccagaaaaagagaaaacaaaaacaataaaaatggactgtaaaaaaggtaaaacgaaaaGTAAAAGGACGTCGAAAGGGAGTTAAGAAAAGGAGAACCGGAGAGAAAAGAAACGAAAAGGAGCGCAAAGAAATTAAACCCAACAGGAAAGATGAAAAAACGGGGCACCAAAAAAAGGAAATGCGCAAGAGATAAATAAGtacgaaagaagaaaaaatgagatAGAACAAGACGAAAactagaaaataaaataaaagaaaaagaaaaaaaataaagacggaaaacgaaaaaataacaaGAAATTAGTTGGAAACATGAGACAAAAACAGGAGAGTAAATAAGTAAAACTGGGACAGGAAATGAAGAATtacgaaacaatgaaacaggcaacataaaacagaagaaaagaagaggaaaaaaggaagaaaagtgaCAGCTTAAACCGAAAAACTTGACAGAAAAGGcaaataaaacaacaaaaactagaaaaataggactggaaaagagtaaaaacggaacaggaaagtTGTAAACAGGGATCACTCGAATAATGTTTATcctgatttcaagtaaaactaatTTTGTGTCTTTAATATGCATACTATCCGGTTTGATATATGTATAGCACCAAGTCCAAGCTAGATAAAATTCCAGTCTTTTTTAATGTCATatgttaagtccgatttcacgtCCAATTtgaactctaatttctagtccagttccaagtctaattgcTAATCCAATTtaagctttaattttaaatccaatagcatctgaaagtccggagttttcaatcTAATCGGAGGGTATATTTGTGATAAGTATAGATTCGCAATACTACGATTTCTCCGTTCTTCTAAAAATTCTGGTGGCCCTCCTATTGTTTATATCTGGGCACGTTAGCGAGTATAAATTTAATTATAATAATACTCTTGTTTGATGTCGGATCTTAAGCATATGGCAAAAGGACACAGACAAAGAATTACCTCTTAAAATTATCTTATCTATTTAAGCGAAACCGTACAATTGCATGACGCTGCTCAAAAACTGCACCTAAAATGGATTTGGCACATATTATCGAAAAGTGGTTTTCATTATATGGCAGGACAAACACTGTAACCGCTACGTTGGCACACAGGGACACAGGTTTATTATTATTTGGGTTCACTGATCAGGATCAGGTATGCAAAACAAAGAGAATGGCTCTAGTACCTACCACAAATACCGGAAAACCGCAAAACTATCGTGGAATGGTAATCTACCTACACATTCGGAGCTACATATTGGTGAAATAGGGGGCTTGCAGGGAATCGGCGAGCGGAATTAATCGGATTGAATTTGCATCCAGGATTCATTCTTCGTGCAAAGTTCACATCGCGAATGCAGTGAAAGCAAAAAACTAACAAGTGTTTAGCATAGCTTTGCAAAATGTAGTTCACGACTGGAACTAGATAGGACTTTGGCTTGACTTTTGCTGCTATAAGAATtagctgtcgtcgtcgtcgttaccaatttatttaaaaatataataataagtCTGACTAGCTAACTAACACTACAATAAAATGCAAATACTTTAAATCGTTCCTGATTTTTGCCTGTTGGTTGAAATCATATGCTTACTCTAGCAGAACAAGTGACGTATTTGCAAACAGTTGACTGTCCAATTATCCAACAATTTCATTTAACTAACATTTGTTGAAAAATCTAATTTCATCAGCTATGTTTTCATTGCTGTTCCTATAAAAGAGCAGATACCTAACAGAAATTTAATAAACATCAACATTTGAAATGCAAGCTATAACTAAAAACTTGCACTAGCTTAGTGGCTGAGAATTAAATTTTTCCAACACCGTTCAACAAAGTTTATTATTATATTTAGTGTAGTTCCCTTCGTTTCGTGGCACGGTTGGCTTTTTCAACCATACACAATGAAAAAAGTTTGCAGACTGTACAACCTCTAATTGCTTTAAAATGTGTATATATGCTCGCCACATGCATGCGGGTATGTCACAAAACAGGTGAAAAGGACGTTGTCCATGTTAACTTTCCAACCTTATCTCTAAAGTGCTTGAAAAAAGATGGGTCAAAGGATTAGTTGCTCTGTTTTTaggaaaatatttgtaataaatAAATGGTATGGTATCAACtgcacccaacaaacatttttgtagtACAAAAGACTACTAAACACTTGCTTGTAGGTTATTACCtatttcaccatagaataagCAGTTATTTAAATTAAAAGGTTGTTTGGTATTTCTATGTGCAGTGATAGTCTTAATTCACCAACACACCTTCAAGGATTGTTTCGTAAAATTATTTGTTGAGCGTTCACATTACAGTTGCCATTCTTTTTTCTAGCTATTCTCATTTATATATTGGCAAGTTTAGAATTGgctatacattttttttacttaTTAGCActgtaaataaatataaatgtaACTAATTTAGTTTGAAACGCAGTTTCCATGAAAGAAAATTACATTTAGGTTTATTTTCAACAGATTCCTGAATATTGGCATTGTCTTATCTCTTGTCATACTACGTCTATACCTATAACTACTGAACAGCAATGAAAACGAAGGAGGACAACAATGTGTCTATGCTAGTTTGTATGTTGCAAAAGCTCATCCAATGTTACACCTTACTGAGGCATGCCAGGAGTAAACTTTTGAGTCGGCATTCTCCAAACAAAGTATCCTACTGACATACCACTGAGCAATATTTATTTGCGTGTTGAATTATGCGTTGCGTTGTCTCTTCTGGGTTAGTGCCTGTACATTCAGTTGTTGAAACGATCCTTTTTTCGGCAAATAGTCTGTGATAGGAAAAGATGTCAATGATGTCAATCACTGACAAGTGACAAGCAATTTTGAAGAGTATAGAATCTACGAGCGTTTGTGCATTTCATTCCGTATTCAGCAAGAGCTCCTCGTCGATTAAATCGTTAAACAATGCAAATGTGGGAGGTGTGATCACAGCTACCATTGCTGTTGGAACGAGTTTAATCTCTATTCTATGATAACAAGGTAACCGCGCACCGTAGCCCATCCAATTTCACCAGGGTTAACGCCGAATTGTTTTGAATAGTCGATATAGAAAATGTGTCAAAAGcaaatttcttgatattttggcACTAAAACTGTAATATACTGTCCAGGCGTTAGCGAGTAATCATCATTCGAAAACAGTTACTACATGCTTGATTTGAAGTTATTTACATGCTTGAtttgaattttgtaagatttctaatttgtaaaaatatgctggtagggaattagacatgaaaagcAGAACTTTTTTTTTGAGACTATTCCTTGCCTGGCCTTCGAAGATATTTTGAACTGGCTGATTGCCCGATGTTACTCGGGCGctttgcctctcagtcacttgtacatccgtaatcgtaacgaaaattctcataatgcaagaaacaaaccccttttttcatttgaatgtgtctactccctttgtcagttcccctcatgttgtcccccagccactttTAAATCTGACTTCTTTCCGGTAATTCCTATAAATCAACAAAAAgcc harbors:
- the LOC128739737 gene encoding alpha-amylase A-like produces the protein MKLSLGIFTLFVLLTVCTNVKGQHNPHFWPGHSTIVHLFEWKFSDIADECERFLAPNGFGGIQLSPLNEYVIVQLGDNRPWWERYQPMSFKIISRSGDEQDFLDMSRRCNAVGVRLYVDVAINHMAAHSPAVGIGGSTAVPGNRDFPAVPFTIADFNPSCPITDWGNAIQVRNCELLGLPDLNQGIQSVRNKMVAFLDHLVDLGVAGFRIDAAKHMWPGDLEIIYGAIKDLNTDFGFAPGSRAFMMQEVIDLGPHEAVRKWEYNFLGTVTEFMYSFYVGRAFRGNDLLHWLSDLGEAWGLLPTNDALVFVDNHDNQRGHGSGDQGGNILTHVDFRQYKMATAFAAAYPFGQLRIMSSFFFTDTEQGPPADANGNIISPSINPDGTCGNGWVCEHRWRQIFHMINFRNVCWGTPFTNWWSNGENKIAFSRGNCGFIAFNNQFQQDMLEVLQTNLPAGVYCDVISGEKVGNACTGKSITVLADGRASISIPRDAYDGVMAIHIESRL